In Paenibacillus hexagrammi, the following are encoded in one genomic region:
- a CDS encoding cold-inducible protein YdjO-related protein, producing the protein MFLSYLGKSNAGGGCPLENSQSQEVTPVPIWKCKNTECKAWVREELASSSTPECPMCKGPMIRSIKHLPKLVKKHKTNRKKTGE; encoded by the coding sequence ATGTTTCTGAGTTATTTGGGCAAAAGTAATGCAGGAGGTGGTTGTCCCTTGGAAAACAGTCAGTCGCAAGAAGTGACCCCGGTTCCAATCTGGAAATGTAAAAATACCGAGTGCAAGGCTTGGGTTCGAGAAGAGCTGGCATCCTCGTCTACACCGGAGTGTCCCATGTGCAAAGGGCCGATGATCCGAAGCATCAAACATTTGCCCAAATTGGTTAAAAAGCACAAGACCAACAGAAAAAAAACCGGGGAGTAA
- a CDS encoding HPr family phosphocarrier protein: MRVHEFTIRSHMERKDLTEISAKSSHFMSEITLVYTEGHTEHIVDMKSVLGMLLVPIKEGTTIRLITKGKDEEEALHYIYDWFESR; the protein is encoded by the coding sequence ATGAGAGTTCATGAGTTTACGATTCGTTCCCATATGGAGCGCAAAGATCTGACGGAGATTTCCGCAAAGTCATCCCATTTTATGTCAGAAATCACACTCGTCTATACGGAGGGTCACACCGAGCATATTGTCGACATGAAAAGCGTGCTGGGGATGCTGCTTGTTCCCATCAAGGAGGGGACGACGATACGTTTAATCACGAAGGGCAAGGATGAAGAGGAAGCGCTTCATTATATATATGATTGGTTTGAAAGCAGATAA
- a CDS encoding DUF6171 family protein, with product MSEFTPEREETCKGCSASVVLSEEEIALLQKLHFEQDQMAVVTEEEFERRMGQCHGCQGLQYGTTCRYCGCLVAIKAKLLSAACPFPYQPKW from the coding sequence ATGAGCGAATTCACTCCTGAGCGAGAAGAGACATGTAAAGGATGTTCGGCAAGTGTCGTGCTGTCCGAAGAGGAAATTGCACTGCTACAGAAGCTTCACTTCGAGCAGGACCAAATGGCTGTGGTTACTGAGGAAGAGTTTGAAAGACGTATGGGGCAATGTCACGGCTGTCAAGGTTTGCAGTATGGTACAACCTGCCGTTATTGTGGGTGTTTGGTAGCGATTAAGGCCAAGCTTCTGTCGGCAGCTTGTCCGTTTCCGTATCAACCCAAATGGTAG
- a CDS encoding futalosine hydrolase: MESITPTQRVLVVTAVEAEKEAVLRGTGPLTNVDVVVVGVGAAAAAANTAAALSKADYGMVVMTGIAGGFAGKAEIGSIVMASEVIAADLGAETPEGFVSLDELGFGSARVPVEVGLASSIAQQLQEVGLPVVTGPVLTVTTVTGSAAKAEELLRRVPGAVAEAMEGYGAGVAAQMRGIPFMEFRAISNTIGPRDRSAWRIGSALTALEAASSVFREVR; this comes from the coding sequence ATGGAAAGTATAACACCAACACAACGAGTCCTTGTAGTAACAGCAGTTGAGGCTGAAAAGGAAGCCGTCCTTCGGGGCACCGGACCATTGACGAACGTCGACGTAGTCGTCGTCGGGGTAGGTGCGGCAGCCGCGGCAGCCAATACGGCAGCGGCACTGAGCAAAGCCGATTACGGTATGGTCGTGATGACCGGCATCGCGGGCGGCTTTGCCGGCAAGGCGGAGATCGGCTCAATCGTGATGGCGAGCGAGGTGATTGCCGCCGATCTCGGCGCAGAGACGCCGGAAGGCTTCGTCAGTCTGGACGAGCTGGGCTTTGGCTCGGCACGCGTTCCCGTTGAGGTCGGACTTGCTTCAAGCATCGCTCAGCAGCTGCAGGAGGTGGGGTTGCCGGTCGTAACAGGGCCTGTTCTCACGGTCACGACGGTTACAGGCTCTGCAGCAAAAGCTGAGGAGCTGCTTCGTCGCGTGCCTGGAGCCGTGGCGGAGGCGATGGAGGGCTATGGAGCAGGTGTTGCGGCCCAAATGCGGGGTATTCCATTCATGGAGTTTCGCGCAATTTCCAATACCATTGGTCCGCGAGACCGTTCCGCATGGCGAATCGGCAGTGCATTAACAGCACTTGAAGCGGCAAGTTCAGTTTTTCGGGAGGTACGATAA
- a CDS encoding CobW family GTP-binding protein, which translates to MKVPVIVLSGFLGSGKTTLLMQMLNESKARGLRPGVLMNELGRQDVDGRILDEHNGAAIERLLDGCVCCSKKEELADSLKLLIKQQPDLIYIELTGVANPEEIADALTEPGLLESMSLQQIITVLDSEHTLEYNSIFSSDKELVITLRKQMEAADYVLINKADLVSSSTLDKIEKHVRKYNDKAVITRTVHSRFDLSKLLEPIKAYARTGAAASSFRILKSIGTVSHSPAHQQPSPSSRSFSRIRTVTLPFPSSKRLSKAQLERFMSEWSKHLLRAKGYVSLVDQPFAMLMQFAGKRTYWEPSEFQGAPYVVCIGIDLDQQRLEAEWKHLFT; encoded by the coding sequence ATGAAAGTACCCGTTATCGTGCTAAGCGGTTTTTTGGGAAGCGGTAAAACAACTCTTTTAATGCAAATGTTAAACGAATCGAAAGCCAGGGGTTTACGCCCCGGTGTACTCATGAATGAGCTCGGGAGGCAGGATGTTGACGGACGGATTCTGGATGAACATAACGGGGCTGCGATTGAACGATTACTTGACGGATGTGTCTGCTGCAGCAAAAAAGAAGAACTGGCCGACAGCTTAAAGCTTTTGATCAAGCAGCAGCCGGACCTCATCTATATTGAGCTAACCGGTGTTGCGAACCCGGAAGAAATCGCTGATGCTCTGACAGAGCCGGGACTCCTGGAGTCGATGTCTCTGCAGCAAATCATCACAGTGCTTGACAGCGAGCATACGTTGGAGTACAACAGCATCTTCTCTTCCGACAAGGAGCTTGTCATTACACTGCGCAAACAGATGGAAGCTGCGGATTATGTGCTTATCAACAAAGCGGACTTGGTCTCCTCTTCCACACTCGACAAGATTGAGAAGCATGTCAGAAAGTATAACGATAAAGCGGTGATTACGCGTACGGTACATAGTCGATTCGACCTCTCCAAGCTTCTTGAGCCTATCAAGGCTTATGCACGTACAGGCGCTGCAGCAAGCTCCTTTCGAATACTCAAATCGATCGGGACAGTCAGCCATTCTCCCGCACATCAGCAACCATCGCCTTCTTCGCGATCATTCTCCCGCATTCGCACTGTTACACTGCCATTTCCTTCTTCAAAAAGATTATCGAAAGCTCAATTGGAACGCTTTATGTCCGAATGGAGCAAACATCTACTTAGAGCGAAAGGCTACGTAAGCCTTGTGGATCAACCCTTCGCCATGCTCATGCAGTTTGCTGGAAAGCGAACTTATTGGGAACCTTCGGAATTTCAAGGCGCACCCTATGTAGTCTGTATTGGGATTGATCTGGATCAGCAGCGGTTAGAAGCAGAGTGGAAGCATCTATTTACTTGA
- a CDS encoding permease — protein sequence MQQALGFTNILSITTLQTFKTMFISLILEAIPFVLAGVVLSSFLQVFVSEKRIQRLIPKHPLAGILFATLLGVIFPFCECGMIPVVRRLIQKGMPVHIAAVFICAGPILNPIVYAATYMAFRTQPDMVYARMGLAFVASTLVSLLLYAIVNYNPLRTTLASIHRETATAASSHRSNQLSAMLAHAADEFFEMGKYLLFGAFLTAVIQTLVNRSSLVSIGHAPVLSPLLHDGIRLPAVTLLDIGRFCRILFYRYFF from the coding sequence ATGCAGCAAGCTCTTGGCTTTACAAATATTCTCTCCATAACGACCTTGCAAACCTTTAAAACGATGTTCATCAGTTTAATCTTGGAGGCAATCCCTTTCGTTCTGGCAGGGGTTGTCCTATCTTCTTTTCTACAAGTGTTTGTCTCTGAAAAACGGATTCAAAGACTTATTCCGAAGCATCCGCTGGCGGGAATCCTGTTTGCCACACTTCTAGGTGTGATCTTCCCTTTCTGTGAATGCGGAATGATCCCCGTCGTTCGCCGCCTTATACAAAAGGGTATGCCTGTTCATATAGCAGCTGTGTTCATCTGCGCAGGCCCAATCCTGAATCCTATTGTGTATGCGGCAACGTATATGGCGTTCCGGACACAACCCGATATGGTGTACGCCCGAATGGGTTTAGCCTTTGTGGCTTCAACTCTAGTAAGCCTTCTCTTATATGCTATTGTGAACTATAATCCGCTCAGAACCACATTGGCTTCTATTCATAGGGAAACTGCAACTGCAGCTTCATCCCATAGAAGTAACCAATTATCGGCCATGTTAGCTCATGCGGCGGATGAATTTTTTGAAATGGGGAAATATCTCCTATTCGGAGCATTTTTGACGGCCGTCATCCAAACGCTCGTGAATCGCAGCAGCCTCGTTTCCATCGGACATGCACCGGTACTTTCCCCACTTCTACATGATGGGATTCGCTTACCTGCTGTCACTCTGCTCGACATCGGACGCTTTTGTCGCATCCTCTTTTATCGGTATTTTTTCTAA
- a CDS encoding permease, with product MGFAYLLSLCSTSDAFVASSFIGIFSKGSLLTFLVIGPMLDFKSTLMLFSAFKSKFVLLFSFLIAVVVLTGSICIDYLFFS from the coding sequence ATGGGATTCGCTTACCTGCTGTCACTCTGCTCGACATCGGACGCTTTTGTCGCATCCTCTTTTATCGGTATTTTTTCTAAAGGTTCTCTGCTCACCTTTCTTGTCATCGGACCCATGCTGGATTTCAAAAGCACACTAATGTTGTTCTCCGCTTTTAAGTCAAAATTCGTACTTCTCTTCAGCTTCCTCATAGCAGTTGTTGTATTAACCGGTTCGATCTGTATCGACTATTTATTTTTTAGCTAG
- a CDS encoding TIGR03943 family putative permease subunit: MLRAAILLSFAMLIVHLAKSEDLVYYIAPRMQSYVKYSSVGLYIIAIYQVYLGIQSLWRKPFTFDCDCNHSDTNSRLKSTVTYSLFILPLLLGFLLPNNAMSSAVADQKGMNLSASSAAPAITKQLSSSASNTKSDLVNQTQSSPLPAKVQTHSSSSTSSASLTDEQIKKLFTAPDAYTEDFAKMGIILYKRDRIVVKPDIYMEILSTVDLFKENFYGKEMELTGFVYREDGLKDDQFIVGRFAVSCCSADALPYGVLVDFPTANHFTKDAWVKVIGTIEPASYQDNDIFKIHASQIESIPDPGTPYVYPNFDPIPELKK, from the coding sequence TTGCTCCGCGCAGCTATCCTGCTAAGCTTTGCCATGCTTATCGTTCACCTTGCCAAGAGTGAAGATCTGGTCTATTATATCGCGCCTCGCATGCAGAGCTATGTGAAGTATTCCAGTGTAGGTTTGTATATAATTGCCATCTACCAGGTTTACCTGGGCATCCAATCACTATGGCGCAAACCATTCACTTTCGATTGCGACTGCAACCATTCTGATACCAATAGCAGGCTGAAGAGCACTGTCACATACTCGCTGTTCATCCTCCCCTTACTGCTGGGCTTCTTGCTGCCGAACAATGCCATGAGCAGTGCGGTTGCTGATCAGAAGGGAATGAACCTCTCTGCTAGCTCGGCTGCACCGGCGATTACTAAGCAATTGTCTTCCTCAGCAAGTAACACAAAGTCTGATTTAGTCAATCAGACTCAATCGTCTCCTCTGCCAGCCAAGGTTCAAACACATAGCTCTTCATCGACATCCAGCGCCAGTCTGACAGACGAACAAATCAAGAAGCTGTTTACTGCTCCTGATGCGTACACGGAAGACTTCGCCAAGATGGGAATCATTCTGTACAAGCGGGACCGGATTGTTGTAAAGCCGGACATTTATATGGAGATTTTATCCACTGTGGATTTATTTAAGGAAAATTTTTATGGCAAGGAGATGGAGCTTACGGGGTTCGTCTATCGTGAAGATGGCCTTAAGGATGACCAGTTTATCGTAGGTCGGTTTGCCGTGTCCTGCTGTTCCGCGGATGCTCTCCCTTATGGGGTTCTCGTCGACTTTCCGACAGCTAACCATTTCACGAAAGATGCCTGGGTCAAAGTAATAGGGACCATTGAGCCGGCCAGCTATCAAGACAATGATATCTTTAAAATCCATGCCTCCCAAATTGAAAGCATCCCAGACCCCGGCACCCCCTACGTGTATCCTAACTTCGATCCGATTCCCGAGTTAAAGAAGTAA
- a CDS encoding L,D-transpeptidase — MKNDLKRLLMIFIYSLVAAIGMTAAVPHALAAPIEEETSILIDKSSHILVVYVNETPVYTFMVATGKGNLTPVGEFRIANKIKHPWYNRKSIPGGDKRNPLGTRWLGISIPNTGGYRYGIHGTNRPYSIGQSVSSGCIRMLNRDVEFIFKHIPVGTRVVIQD; from the coding sequence ATGAAAAATGACTTGAAACGGTTGTTAATGATCTTCATATACAGCCTTGTCGCCGCAATCGGCATGACGGCAGCAGTTCCACATGCCCTGGCTGCTCCTATTGAGGAGGAAACTAGTATTCTCATCGACAAGTCCTCACATATTTTGGTCGTGTATGTGAATGAGACTCCTGTATATACATTTATGGTTGCTACAGGTAAGGGTAATCTGACACCAGTCGGCGAGTTTCGAATCGCTAATAAAATTAAACATCCTTGGTACAACAGAAAAAGTATTCCTGGCGGTGACAAGCGCAATCCTTTAGGTACGCGCTGGCTTGGTATAAGTATTCCGAATACAGGCGGTTACCGCTACGGTATTCACGGCACGAACAGGCCCTATTCCATCGGACAAAGTGTCTCATCAGGCTGCATTCGAATGCTGAACCGGGATGTCGAATTTATATTTAAGCACATACCTGTGGGCACAAGGGTTGTTATACAAGATTAG
- a CDS encoding GIY-YIG nuclease family protein: protein MDRRKELQQQYKEMKTEAGVYQIRNTKNGKVWLSGTPNLKSINGKRISLNLGSFINKELQADWNAYGEIAFEFEVLEILKQKETGYFDLKDELKKLEEKWMNDLQPYEDRGYHRK from the coding sequence ATGGACCGAAGAAAAGAATTGCAGCAGCAATATAAAGAAATGAAAACAGAGGCGGGCGTATACCAGATCAGAAATACGAAAAACGGTAAAGTTTGGTTGAGTGGTACGCCCAATCTCAAATCCATAAATGGAAAGAGAATTTCCCTCAATCTGGGATCGTTTATCAACAAAGAGCTCCAGGCTGACTGGAATGCTTATGGCGAAATAGCGTTTGAGTTTGAGGTGCTGGAAATACTGAAACAGAAAGAAACAGGCTACTTTGATCTTAAGGATGAGCTGAAGAAGCTGGAAGAGAAATGGATGAACGATCTGCAGCCGTATGAGGATCGAGGGTATCATCGTAAATAG
- a CDS encoding DUF2087 domain-containing protein, giving the protein MSSSELFWNASLEELKQGYMFDQHVYTCLLCGKQTEKGIVYSEKEVFYEAERFMRRHIEAAHESVFSYLIQLNKKLTGLTEHQNSLLQLFYEGRSDSEVQKELGIGSASTIRNHRFALKEKERQAKIFLAMMELLKEKDRHAPSFVELHQTATMVDDRYNITHDESEKVIGKYFPEGPQGALKSFPLKEKNKLVILRELVKRFSSERKYTEKEVNEVLKQIFHDHVTLRRYLIEYGFLDRLPDGSEYWVKA; this is encoded by the coding sequence ATGTCTAGTTCCGAATTGTTCTGGAACGCTTCGCTCGAGGAGTTGAAGCAAGGGTATATGTTCGATCAGCATGTATATACTTGCTTGCTGTGCGGGAAGCAAACAGAAAAGGGAATTGTTTATTCGGAAAAAGAGGTGTTCTATGAAGCTGAGCGCTTTATGCGCCGACATATTGAAGCGGCACACGAGTCCGTATTTTCCTATTTGATCCAGCTGAACAAGAAACTAACTGGACTTACCGAGCATCAGAACAGTCTGCTGCAGCTATTTTACGAAGGACGAAGCGATAGCGAGGTTCAAAAAGAACTGGGGATAGGCAGCGCCTCGACAATTCGCAATCATCGGTTTGCACTCAAGGAGAAGGAGCGGCAGGCGAAGATTTTTCTGGCGATGATGGAGCTGCTGAAAGAAAAGGATCGCCACGCTCCGTCATTCGTCGAGCTTCATCAGACCGCGACGATGGTGGATGACAGATACAATATTACTCATGATGAAAGCGAGAAAGTGATAGGCAAATATTTTCCCGAGGGACCGCAAGGTGCCTTAAAGTCATTCCCGCTAAAAGAGAAGAATAAGCTGGTCATCTTACGTGAGCTGGTCAAACGCTTCTCAAGCGAGCGGAAATATACGGAGAAAGAAGTCAATGAAGTGCTGAAGCAAATCTTCCACGATCATGTGACACTGCGAAGATATTTAATTGAATATGGTTTCCTGGACCGGTTGCCGGACGGAAGCGAATACTGGGTGAAAGCTTAA
- a CDS encoding DUF6157 family protein, which yields MGSYTNTFILIAPDCPAEYGQVPVAKKDAKPIHVIQYELLSQHPYEFTQDELIFQTHIRHKLIPEAEIDSRKEEIWSELFSKPHPCLRASTLAKRYGWGFHYNQEGKIAVYPMESEPYINYAGNTDGTTSVIHAMRNAKAK from the coding sequence ATGGGAAGTTATACAAATACGTTTATATTGATCGCTCCGGATTGTCCGGCCGAATACGGTCAAGTTCCGGTAGCTAAAAAGGATGCAAAACCTATTCATGTCATTCAATATGAGCTTCTCTCACAGCATCCATACGAATTCACACAAGATGAATTGATTTTTCAAACACATATTCGTCATAAATTGATTCCAGAAGCCGAGATTGACTCGCGTAAGGAGGAAATTTGGTCAGAACTGTTCAGCAAACCGCACCCTTGTCTACGAGCTTCTACACTTGCGAAGCGGTATGGATGGGGCTTCCATTATAACCAAGAAGGGAAAATTGCTGTATACCCGATGGAATCGGAACCCTACATAAACTATGCTGGCAACACGGATGGAACTACGAGTGTTATTCATGCGATGCGTAATGCGAAGGCCAAATGA
- a CDS encoding sugar phosphate isomerase/epimerase family protein produces the protein MFRDKLSISTWSLHRCLGPLRWTVWDEVSKQPVVSEESQPLELALTDLPKELASRGFRFAEVCHFHLPSTDDAYLAELKDAFNRADVRFHTLLVDYGDISSPDPVRREADIRYLQEWIGVASKAGADAVRIVAGEQAPTDQEAIARCQAALKQLQEYASKLGVRIVSENFRALTSTVSSWSRVVEGMGAGFQTIVDFGNFALDEKEEGIAYGSPLAYTIHAKPRYLEDGSVDREEFGRMVSILKEHGCEAPVSLIFDRPGNMWDGIERIKTELLLAAGE, from the coding sequence ATGTTCAGAGACAAGCTTTCCATTAGCACATGGAGCCTCCATCGCTGCCTTGGCCCGCTGCGCTGGACGGTCTGGGACGAAGTAAGCAAGCAACCTGTCGTATCGGAGGAAAGTCAGCCGCTGGAGCTAGCGCTCACGGATCTTCCAAAGGAGTTAGCAAGCAGGGGCTTCCGTTTTGCCGAGGTGTGTCATTTTCATCTCCCGTCAACGGATGACGCTTATTTGGCGGAGCTTAAGGATGCGTTTAACCGTGCAGATGTAAGGTTTCATACTCTTTTGGTTGATTACGGAGATATATCCTCTCCGGATCCGGTGCGTAGAGAGGCAGATATCCGGTACTTGCAGGAATGGATTGGGGTCGCGTCCAAGGCTGGTGCTGACGCTGTGCGCATCGTTGCGGGCGAACAAGCACCAACGGATCAAGAGGCGATTGCCCGGTGTCAAGCGGCGCTCAAGCAGCTGCAGGAGTATGCATCGAAGCTCGGCGTGAGGATCGTCAGCGAGAATTTCAGAGCGTTAACGTCGACGGTTTCCAGCTGGTCCCGTGTCGTAGAAGGAATGGGTGCAGGATTTCAGACGATCGTTGATTTTGGTAATTTTGCATTGGATGAGAAAGAAGAAGGGATCGCATACGGCTCGCCGCTAGCCTACACGATTCATGCCAAGCCGCGATATCTAGAGGATGGCTCGGTTGATCGCGAGGAGTTTGGTAGAATGGTCTCGATCTTGAAGGAGCATGGCTGCGAAGCACCTGTATCACTTATTTTTGATCGACCCGGCAATATGTGGGATGGAATTGAACGAATCAAGACTGAGCTGCTGCTTGCGGCAGGCGAGTAA
- a CDS encoding GNAT family N-acetyltransferase: MEVVYKVVPPDSADLHSLIEQLDMDLAARYPSEEIHVVDFHDPSVRDITFVVAYLGEKAVACGAPRPLDKESTELKRFFVDSGYRKRGIASGLLTHLEAKAVELGYKIVKLEAGAEQPEALALYTKFGYDPIEPFGEYVGCKSSLCFEKRL; the protein is encoded by the coding sequence ATGGAAGTCGTCTACAAGGTGGTCCCGCCTGACAGTGCGGATTTACACAGTTTAATTGAACAATTGGATATGGACTTAGCGGCAAGGTACCCGTCGGAAGAGATTCATGTCGTTGATTTTCATGATCCATCCGTCCGAGATATTACTTTCGTTGTAGCCTATCTCGGAGAAAAAGCCGTTGCCTGCGGCGCACCCCGTCCACTCGATAAGGAATCGACAGAGCTTAAACGGTTTTTCGTGGATAGCGGATATCGAAAGCGCGGAATTGCATCCGGTCTGCTTACTCACCTGGAAGCTAAAGCCGTGGAACTCGGTTATAAGATTGTTAAATTGGAAGCAGGTGCAGAGCAGCCGGAAGCGTTAGCCTTGTACACAAAGTTCGGTTACGATCCGATTGAGCCCTTTGGAGAGTATGTCGGCTGCAAGTCAAGTCTCTGTTTTGAGAAGCGGCTTTAA
- a CDS encoding metallophosphoesterase family protein gives MRRFDLISDIHLDFWVKDAHSLWSLNKKIRRFAAQLLPENGSRTLLIAGDLGHSNQQNYMLLKFLKEHYQHIVLVWGNHDYYLSRRRIEDPGGFDSIDRIHEMRQLASQLPGVYCLEGTAVTLDGITYGGCGMWYDLQYGVQVLKSDMNHIFTTWRTVSNDYALIRGKPRYTMDMFKSEQAKLERILTESDVLLTHVSPDWSRVPEGKQLQVSTSFYYFDGAPYFQRIAGKVWCFGHIHHRMDYTMHQCRFINGSLGYPKDNPAGPKRIVSIDI, from the coding sequence GTGCGCAGGTTTGATCTGATTTCTGACATACATTTGGACTTCTGGGTCAAGGATGCCCATAGCCTATGGTCATTAAATAAGAAGATCCGTCGTTTTGCGGCGCAGCTCTTGCCGGAGAATGGCTCAAGGACGCTGCTCATAGCAGGGGATTTGGGTCATAGCAATCAGCAGAATTATATGCTTCTCAAATTTCTTAAAGAACATTATCAGCACATCGTGCTGGTGTGGGGGAATCACGATTATTACTTGTCCAGACGAAGAATAGAAGATCCTGGAGGTTTCGACTCCATCGATCGAATTCATGAGATGCGCCAATTGGCAAGCCAGCTTCCCGGCGTTTATTGCTTGGAAGGTACGGCTGTAACACTGGATGGGATTACGTACGGCGGCTGCGGTATGTGGTATGATCTGCAGTACGGCGTGCAGGTGCTCAAATCCGATATGAATCATATTTTTACCACCTGGAGAACCGTCTCTAATGATTATGCGTTAATCCGCGGTAAGCCACGTTATACCATGGACATGTTCAAATCGGAGCAAGCCAAGCTGGAGAGGATCCTAACCGAGTCGGACGTGCTGCTCACACATGTATCCCCGGACTGGAGCAGGGTTCCTGAGGGCAAGCAGCTGCAGGTATCCACCAGCTTTTATTATTTTGACGGAGCTCCTTACTTCCAGCGGATTGCCGGCAAGGTCTGGTGCTTCGGTCACATCCACCATCGAATGGATTACACGATGCACCAGTGCAGGTTTATTAATGGATCGCTCGGGTATCCCAAGGATAACCCTGCAGGTCCGAAACGGATCGTTTCGATTGACATTTAG
- a CDS encoding HPP family protein, producing MNVKIIVCSLFLMLIYMISLQINSMHMLFYPTLGAFGFLFSSRQSSLFEMGKMLLGATAGSIIGAGLYMMYSGPVTIFIAALLVMKMIVTFKLNSPPIMAICLIPYFSHPVTPWLAPIFTLISLGCLFLTLWLSDRIVQRMQAHPLLSRLWVRNRLLQEGHNKTVSS from the coding sequence ATGAACGTGAAGATTATTGTTTGCAGCCTTTTCCTCATGCTGATCTATATGATCTCGCTACAAATCAACTCCATGCATATGCTGTTTTATCCGACACTTGGCGCGTTCGGTTTCTTATTCTCTTCACGCCAAAGTTCCCTATTCGAAATGGGTAAGATGCTTCTAGGAGCCACGGCGGGCTCCATCATCGGAGCTGGTCTCTACATGATGTATTCAGGTCCTGTTACCATCTTTATTGCAGCCCTGCTTGTGATGAAGATGATAGTGACCTTCAAGCTTAATTCACCGCCGATCATGGCGATATGCCTCATCCCGTACTTTAGCCACCCGGTAACGCCTTGGCTGGCACCTATTTTCACGCTGATATCACTTGGGTGCTTATTTCTCACGTTGTGGCTGTCTGACCGGATTGTTCAACGCATGCAAGCCCATCCTCTGCTATCCCGCTTATGGGTTAGAAATAGACTGCTGCAAGAAGGCCATAACAAAACCGTTTCTTCGTAA
- a CDS encoding ASCH domain-containing protein gives MNETLPPKTCSIDRLVTKEDEVAKVLAGTKTACRRNGRYADIGETMELQGKSFVVTKVYAQSLGELTEQDALTEGYPNVDAYKESILSLHPGMPWLPQMKVWVHEFQAAE, from the coding sequence ATGAACGAAACATTACCGCCAAAAACGTGTTCCATTGATCGGTTAGTGACCAAAGAAGATGAAGTAGCCAAGGTGCTTGCGGGCACTAAGACGGCTTGCAGACGCAATGGCCGCTATGCGGATATCGGTGAAACGATGGAGCTTCAGGGTAAATCTTTTGTTGTGACGAAAGTATATGCGCAATCTCTTGGTGAATTGACAGAGCAGGATGCCCTGACTGAAGGCTATCCGAATGTTGATGCGTATAAAGAGAGCATTCTGTCGCTTCATCCAGGTATGCCTTGGCTGCCTCAAATGAAGGTTTGGGTGCATGAGTTTCAAGCTGCTGAATAA